A region from the Cannabis sativa cultivar Pink pepper isolate KNU-18-1 chromosome 9, ASM2916894v1, whole genome shotgun sequence genome encodes:
- the LOC115721797 gene encoding NAC domain-containing protein 54, producing the protein MAPVSLPPGFRFHPTDEELVAYYLKRKINGRKIDLEIIPEVDLYKCEPWDLPGKSLLPSKDLEWYFFSPRDRKYPNGSRTNRATKGGYWKATGKDRKVNSQTRAVGMKKTLVYYRGRAPHGSRTDWVMHEYRLDERECEIPSGLQDAYALCRVFKKSAVGPKIGEQYYGSTSTSTTNHMSQNHHQILNHNNRNINMTSDHSSSIEIYSDGRCDDFESNNYSMLPPDTCSAPKSMMQRYRPEYHHSHKWTNFLSNDDNFNYNFGTTSTSSFQNLGGISYPPSKVDVALECARLQHRLTLPPLEVEDFGQASAKINEFKAMQSSSHQHQAILETTANDTDILQEILSVAHVSQELINQPSSIFADDASMWGVSNVNIGTAADDFSFMVGQDTQYNQSLLENNHMNSMRFVDNSWEDHLARSIEIGDFDEDFKSDQRSAENLRWIGMSSKIAEESFVEEQKIVPFENISSYRREEHADNNGEACHQSSCNNKELNEENEQTNDQFSLEFINSDPNENLIEEGNMDEYSSSPSFEVVEEIKVNHGLFVSTRQVAETFFHQSVPSQTVQVHLNPVLLLSNHFLVGSKGTHDINFARKSDQTLTHDRDQDSFTTVIMKYNKNIVEMTKSMMVAWWTILSTIICMISLSWTSVEQVEKINVFGTSSSTRAGVFEENEIGSDVSFFIKQRKRGVGAKLCNETGKVSVVNIRGANNLSVFLKKIGVFLTITLALCTMWANHSTIITS; encoded by the exons ATGGCACCGGTTTCGTTGCCCCCTGGTTTTCGATTCCATCCAACCGATGAGGAACTAGTAGCTTATTACCTGAAGAGAAAGATCAACGGCCGTAAGATCGATTTAGAGATCATCCCTGAAGTTGATCTGTACAAGTGCGAACCTTGGGATTTACCAG GGAAGTCATTGTTACCGAGCAAAGATCTGGAGTGGTACTTCTTCAGTCCCCGAGATCGCAAATATCCAAATGGGTCGAGGACAAATCGGGCAACGAAAGGTGGATACTGGAAGGCCACAGGGAAAGACCGAAAGGTGAACTCGCAGACACGTGCAGTTGGCATGAAAAAAACATTGGTTTACTACAGAGGAAGGGCTCCACATGGCTCTAGAACTGACTGGGTTATGCATGAATATCGTCTGGATGAACGAGAGTGTGAGATTCCATCAGGTCTCCAG GATGCGTATGCACTTTGTCGTGTATTCAAGAAAAGTGCTGTTGGGCCAAAGATTGGAGAGCAATATTACGGAAGTACAAGCACCAGTACTACTAACCATATGAGCCAGAATCATCATCAGATTCTTAATCATAATAATCGCAACATTAACATGACTAGTGATCATTCTTCAAGCATTGAAATATATTCTGATGGAAGATGTGACGATTTTGAGAGCAACAATTATTCAATGCTGCCTCCTGACACTTGCTCCGCTCCAAAGTCTATGATGCAAAGATATAGACCAGAATATCATCATTCACATAAATGGACAAACTTCTTATCTAATGATgacaattttaattataattttggtACAACATCCACTTCATCCTTTCAGAATTTAGGAGGAATTTCTTACCCTCCTTCCAag GTTGATGTAGCACTTGAGTGTGCTAGGTTACAACATAGGCTGACACTTCCTCCATTGGAAGTAGAAGATTTTGGTCAAGCTTCAGCGAAAATCAATGAATTCAAAGCGATGCAGTCAAGTTCTCATCAACATCAGGCAATCCTAGAAACTACGGCCAATGACACTGATATCTTACAAGAAATCCTCTCGGTTGCTCATGTTTCTCAAGAACTGATAAACCAGCCCAGTAGTATCTTTGCTGATGACGCATCAATGTGGGGAGTAAGTAATGTTAATATTGGTACTGCGGCTGATGATTTCAGCTTCATGGTTGGCCAAGACACTCAATACAACCAATCATTGTTAGAAAACAACCACATGAATTCTATGCGGTTTGTGGACAACTCCTGGGAAGATCACCTAGCGAGATCCATCGAGATCGGAGATTTCGATGAGGATTTCAAATCGGATCAGAGGTCAGCGGAAAATCTGAGATGGATAGGAATGTCCAGCAAAATTGCAGAAGAG AGCTTCGTGGAAGAACAGAAGATAGTTCCATTTGAAAATATTTCTAGCTACCGTAGAGAAGAACACGCAGATAATAATG GTGAAGCATGCCATCAAAGCAGCTGCAATAATAAGGAGTTGAATGAAGAAAATGAACAGACAAACGATCAATTTTCCCTTGAATTCATCAATAGCGACCCAAATGAAAACTTAATTGAGGAAGGAAACATGGATGAATATTCAAGTTCACCAAGTTTTGAGGTCGTAGAGGAGATCAAAGTCAATCATGGACTATTCGTCTCGACACGTCAGGTTGCTGAGACATTCTTTCATCAATCTGTGCCTTCTCAAACTGTTCAAGTCCATCTGAATCCAGTGCTTTTATTGAGCAACCACTTCTTGGTAGGTTCTAAAGGGACACATGATATAAATTTTGCAAGGAAATCCGATCAGACCCTTACTCATGATCGTGATCAAGATTCTTTCACAACAGTTATTATGAAGTATAATAAAAACATAGTGGAAATGACGAAATCAATGATGGTAGCATGGTGGACAATACTGAGCACCATCATCTGCATGATATCACTTAGTTGGACAAGTGTTGAGCaggtagaaaagataaatgtgTTTGGTACTTCAAGTAGTACTAGAGCTGGTGTCTTCGAAGAAAATGAAATTGGTTCTGATGTCAGCTTCTTCATAAAGCAAAGGAAAAGGGGTGTTGGAGCTAAGTTGTGCAACGAGACAGGAAAAGTTTCAGTGGTTAACATAAGAGGTGCAAATAATTTGTCTGTGTTTTTGAAGAAGATTGGTGTATTTCTCACCATTACATTGGCCCTTTGTACCATGTGGGCCAATCACAGTACGATTATTACCTCTTGA